A region of Flavobacterium indicum GPTSA100-9 = DSM 17447 DNA encodes the following proteins:
- a CDS encoding WG repeat-containing protein, giving the protein MRYKTIKIFFLFFQLTFVNVYGQKCNQLLELIHQSENGNFSNAPLQFNIVKYLECIEAPQKTIDFFKTIVFLVKHNDVYLAKNIENHFFIIDKDFKVIKETENRIGFTPDFNQFILDKTTGIFKRTEELIDKKGNSISEKYEDITFLGNKHIEVYKDAKFGVIDSTGKVIIPLEYNKIQSYSSSKNLFIAQKNKLKGIINSQNQTILPFEYSDIEYSYSTNFFAVSKNEKFGIVNKKNQIIVPLQHRGTKVVNDSCFIIIGDYGSYICDQTGKQISKTYYHINQFYNLGNDHYTEVEDFNGSGVISLQNIKEIIPTEYDEVRVRENFISIKKNGLYGIASFNGSILFPIIFEEKFYELNQFNKARKNSKYGIIDNTGKTISDFIYDEIFIYRDYIFFKKYNNLNSNVAEKDYAVLVKSGKSQIIDLKTNLIIADYDFEVHSINKNFFWVKKNGLWGTFNPNKNDFIVYPKYDSPMYKINNGLIIIQHKEKYGLLDFRGEEIQPPKYDNFSYESTISSDTMLVLINNEKQYYINLFGIIREF; this is encoded by the coding sequence ATGAGATATAAAACAATTAAAATATTTTTTTTATTTTTTCAATTAACATTTGTAAATGTTTATGGCCAAAAATGCAATCAATTGCTTGAATTAATTCATCAAAGTGAAAATGGTAATTTTAGTAATGCACCTTTACAGTTCAACATCGTAAAATACTTAGAGTGCATTGAAGCACCACAAAAAACAATAGATTTCTTTAAAACAATTGTGTTTCTTGTAAAACATAACGACGTTTATTTAGCCAAAAACATTGAAAACCATTTTTTTATTATTGATAAAGATTTTAAAGTTATCAAAGAAACGGAAAACAGAATAGGTTTTACACCCGATTTCAATCAATTTATACTTGACAAAACAACAGGTATATTTAAAAGAACTGAAGAATTAATAGATAAAAAAGGTAATTCCATTAGTGAAAAATATGAAGATATTACTTTTCTAGGTAATAAACACATAGAGGTTTACAAAGATGCTAAATTTGGTGTGATTGATAGTACAGGCAAAGTTATAATTCCTTTAGAATACAATAAAATACAAAGCTATTCGTCAAGTAAAAATTTATTTATCGCACAAAAAAATAAATTAAAAGGTATCATAAACAGTCAAAACCAAACAATATTACCATTTGAATATTCTGATATTGAGTATTCTTATAGCACTAATTTTTTTGCAGTTTCAAAGAATGAAAAATTTGGCATTGTCAATAAAAAAAATCAAATAATAGTTCCTTTGCAACATCGTGGGACAAAGGTAGTAAATGATTCTTGTTTTATAATAATAGGAGATTATGGCTCTTATATTTGTGATCAAACAGGAAAACAAATTAGTAAAACATATTACCACATAAACCAATTTTATAATTTAGGAAATGACCACTATACGGAAGTAGAAGATTTTAATGGTAGTGGTGTAATTTCATTACAAAATATTAAAGAAATCATTCCTACTGAATACGATGAAGTTCGAGTAAGAGAAAATTTTATTTCTATTAAAAAAAACGGATTGTATGGCATTGCAAGTTTTAACGGCTCAATATTATTCCCTATTATTTTTGAAGAAAAATTTTATGAACTTAATCAATTCAATAAAGCTCGTAAAAATTCAAAATACGGTATTATAGATAATACTGGAAAAACAATTAGTGATTTTATTTATGATGAAATATTTATTTATAGAGATTATATCTTTTTCAAAAAATATAATAATTTGAATTCTAATGTCGCAGAAAAAGACTATGCTGTTTTAGTAAAGTCTGGAAAAAGTCAAATTATTGATTTAAAAACTAATTTAATTATTGCCGACTATGATTTTGAAGTTCATAGCATAAATAAAAACTTTTTTTGGGTTAAAAAAAATGGACTTTGGGGTACCTTCAATCCTAACAAAAATGATTTCATCGTTTATCCTAAATATGATAGTCCGATGTATAAAATTAACAATGGTTTGATTATAATTCAGCATAAAGAAAAATATGGTTTGCTAGATTTTAGAGGTGAGGAGATACAGCCACCAAAATATGATAACTTTAGTTACGAATCAACAATTTCTTCAGATACTATGTTAGTTTTAATTAATAACGAAAAACAATATTACATTAATCTTTTTGGCATAATTCGTGAATTTTAG